The DNA region GCGAAGACCAGGACGGCGAACAGGACGAGGGTCTTGAACATCCGGTTCAGGTAGGCGTGCGCGCCCTCCTGGACGGCCTGGGCGATCTCCTGCATGCGTGGCGTGCCCTCGCCTGCCGCGAGCACCTGTCGGCGCAGGACCAGGGCGAAGACGAGCGAGACGACCGCGATGGCGGCGATCACGCTCACGATGGTGAGGCTCGAGGTTCCGAGCGAGGGCATCCGTCCTCCTTGACCTAGGTGCGGACGGCGACTCTGCCGTCCGCATGCGACCCCCCTGAGCCGCAGACGGGCGCAGTCTACGGGTGTCGTGCCCCAACGTTCCCGCGGCCCCGGACGTCATGATGATCGAGGGCGGGGAGCGGTGACGCGTCGACGCGTGACCGCCGGTCGAGAGGACACCGATGGCGGCGTGGGAGAGCTCCCTCGACGAGCTGGTCCGGTCCCGCGGGTCGGCCCTCGTCGGGTACGCGTACCTGCTCTGCGGTGACCGGCGTGAGGCCGAGGACCTCGTCCAGGACGCCCTTGTCAAGACCTTCTCGCGCGGACGGAGCGGCTTCGAGCCGGCCAGCGTCGAGGGATACGTCCGGCGGGCCGTGCTGACCACCTACGTCGACGGCTTCCGTCGACGGCGGCGCTGGGCTGCCGTGCGCCATCTCGTGGCACCGGACGACGTCGGGCCCGGGCCGGAGGCGTCCACCGCCGACCGGATCGACGTCCGGTCCGCGCTCGCGGCGCTCAGCCCGCGGGAACGGGCCTGCATCGTGCTGCGCTTCTACGAGGACCTGACCGTCCCGGCGATCGCCGAGGCCCTCGCGCTGAGCCAGGGGTCGGTCAAGCGGTACCTCTCCGACGGGGTGCACCGCATGGAAGGGCTGCTCGGACCCATGCCGAAGGCCCACGCCGCCGCAACCGAACAGGGCGCGGACGGTATCGACGTCGTCGAGATCGTGACCGGAGGGAGGACCCGATGAACATCGACCTGGAGGACTCGCTGGCCGAGCTGGCCCGGTCTGTCGGCGACGGCGCCACCGCGCGGATGACCGGTCAGGTGCACCGCATGGTGAGCCAGGTCCGGCGGCGACGGGCGACGCGGTACGCGGCGCAGGGCGCCGTGGGCATCGGCGCGGCAGCGGCAGTGGCCTTCGGCGGGATCCAGCTCGCCGGACGGACCGGGACGCCCGACCCGGCAGCCACCACCGATCCGTTCGACGTGGACGACGTGGACACGGTGCGGTCGCTCTGTGGTGAGCCGGCACCCACCACACCGGCGGTCACCGCCGAGGCCTCCGCCACCTGGCACCTCACCGGCGAGCTCTCGTCGCCGGTGCCCGCCGGCGCGGCGGTCGAGGTCTCGACGACGCTCGTCGACGGCGAGTCCCGGCTCGTGACCCAGGGCGAGGCGACGACCGTCTCGCTCACGCTCATGGTGGTCGCGGACGGGGTCGTCGTCGCCCAGACGACGACCGCCTACCCGGACGACCCGGCCGAGCGGCCCGGATCCGACCCTCAGGACTACGTGATCTCGAGGGACGTCCACGACTTCATCGCGTGCGGTTCGGGCTCCGCAGGCGACGCGCTGCCGGCCGGTGAGTACACGCTCGTCGCCGAGCAGGCGCTCCTGCTCGCCGACGGCACGACACCCGTCGAGGTGACCGGGGGCCCGTGGCCGTTCACGATCACCGAGGCGGACCCGGACGCCGTCGCCGAGGCCGAGGCCGCCGCCGCGCAGCGGGCGGTCGAGGCGATGCTCGCCCAGGACCAGCTCCGGGCGCAGCAGGCGGTCGACGCGATCCTGGCCGAAGCAGCCACCTGGGGCGTCGAGTCCCCCGGCTGCGGCTGGGCGGTCGAAGCCGACCCGGCCTCGCCGCTGGCCCTGACGATCGTCAGCGACGCCACCACGTCCGTCGGCGGCGCCTTCCTCCAGCTCGAGGCCGACCTGACGACGATCGACGGCGCCCACGTGATCGGCAACGCAGGCAGTCGGGTGGCGCGTCTCGTGCTGGCCCGCAACGGCGTCGTCGTCGGAGCGACCTACTGGGACCCGGCGGACTCCACCCCGGTCGACGTCGGCCCGGACTCGCCGATGACCCTGCCCCTGGTCGGCCACCTCGACGTCTGCAGCCGGCACCTGACCCAGCCGACCGACAACACCGCCGGCCCGGCTCTGCCGCCGGGGACGTACCAGGCCCACGCGGTTCTGGACGTGATGCTCAAGGAGGTCACCACCGCCGACGGCGAGGCGACGTCGCGCAGCGACCTGGTGCGGGCCGTGAGCGAGCCGTTCGACGTCACGGTGACCGCACCGACCGCACCGTGACCCTCCTGCCGGTCGGCGCGCGCCTGGGCCTCGCTCGGTCGCTCAGGCTCGCTCGCTGACGTCACCGCCCCAACGTTCCGGGGTCCTGCGGTGTCTCGAGGGTGAAGGATGTGACCGGTCGGACGGACGGGGGCGCCGGTGGCGGGCGACGACAGGCTCGAGACGCTCGCTCGCGAGCGCGGCCCTGCCCTCGTCGGGTACGCCTACCTGCTGACTCGTGACCTGCACTCCGCGCAGGACCTCGTCCAGGAGTCGATGGTCCGCACGTTCTCGCGGACCCACCGGGGCCAGGACGTCGTGTCGCTCGAGGCGTACGTGCGGCGCGCGATCCTCAACGCGTACCTCAACACCCACCGGTCCCGCGGTCGCTGGGCCCTCGTCAGGCACCTGGCCGTCGACTCGCGGCGCCCCGAGGCGCCCGAGACCGTCGCGACGGACCGGGTCGACGTCCTGGCAGCGCTCAGCCGGCTGTCACCCCGCGAGCGCGCCTGCATCGTCCTGCGGCACGTCGAGGACCTGACCGTGCCGGAGATAGCCGCGCGGCTGAGCGTCAGCGAGGGCGCCGTCAAGCGCTACCTCTCCGACGCACGCACACGGCTCGCGCCGCTGCTGGCGACCGACGACGCGGCCCTCGAGGACGTCGTCACGACACGAGAGGCGAAGCGATGAGCGACGACGTCGCCGACGGGCTCCGCGAGCTCGCCGCAGATGCCGGCACAGCCCACGCGGCCGGCGGCGGCTTCCCGACGGCGGCGATGGCCCGGCGCGCGCGACGCAACCGCCGTGTGCGCGGCACGGCCACCGCGGTCGCGGCGACGCTGACCACCACCGGTGTGGTGCTGGCTGGCGTCGCCGTCGCCGGTCTGCGCCACGACGACAGCCTGGTCGCCGACCCGTGGGTCGCCGACCAGTGGGACGTCGACTACTCGGCCTGCGGGCTGTCGCTCGACGAGCTCGGCTGGCGCTCGCAGGCGCAGGGACCGGCCGTCCTCGCGGCGACCTCGTCCGGCGACGGCACCGACTGGGGCGCCCGGTCGGACGCCGCCGGGAACCTCACCGTGACAACCGTCCTGGTGTCCTCGGCGACCGACGCCCGGCTCACACTCGTCGCTCCCCGGCCGGACTTCGTCATCCAGTCGGCCGGCGGAGGCGTCGTCGTCGGTGTCCTGGGCGCGCCGGCAGGGCAGGAGCCTGCCGAGGGGCTCGTCCCGCCGGCCACGACCCCGCACGTCACCGCGGCGCCGATGTACTCGTGCGCAGCCGCCGACGGCCGCACGGCGCTCGAGGCCGGTGACTACGTGCTGGCCGGGTCGCAGCAGGCCGTGTTCGAGGACCCGGACGGGACGGAGCGCACGTACCTCGCCCAGTCGCAGCAGCGGCTTGACGTGCCCTCGGCGACGCCGTCCGAGGGGCCGAGCGTCGCGGCACCACCCATCGCGGCACCAACTGTCGAGGTCACCGCCGGGCCGGGCCCGACCCTCGCCGACCTCCCGGTCGAGGTCCCGCTCGTGGTCGAGCGCCTGCTCCGGATCGAGGCGGTCGACGACGCGACGTGGCAGGTCACTGTGGAGTTCGACGACCGCGACGGGTACGCCCGGGCCCGCGCGGCGCTCGTCGATGCGGGGTTCGCGGTGGACGGCGAGGAGACCTCGGCCGACCGGCCCTTCTGGTCGTTCGGAACGTTCAGCAGCCCGCGGTACACGGTGACCCTCGACGTCTCCAACGAGACCGGTGGCGGCTTCCTGGGGGACTACCTGATCACGACCCGGTGACGTCCATGTCCCGGGCCTGTGCTCCCGGGCCTGTGCTCCTGGGCCCGTGCTCCTGGGCCCGTGCTCCTGGGCCCGTGCTCCTGGGCCCGTGCTCCGGGGACTCTTCCCCGGGCCGCACGGCATCGCGCGCCGCTACAACGTTCTGGCACCGTCGCCCGTCAGTGCGGTAGATGATCAGTGCGGTAGCTGATCAGGGCAGGTCGGAGACTGGGGGCGGGATGGCACAGAGCGGGGACCACGGTCTCGCGGAGCTGGTCAGCGCGCGGGGCCGGGACCTGACGGCCTACGCCTACCTGCTCTGCGGCGACCGCGCCGCGGCCCAGGACCTCGTCCAGGATGCGATCGTCAAGGTGTTCGGGCGCACCCGCGCGGGCTTCGTGCCCGATGTCGCCGAGGCGTACGTGCGGCGCACGATGCTGACCCTCTACATCGACGGGTACCGCCGTCGGCGCACCTGGGCCGGGGTGCGGCACCTCGTCGCCGAGCACCACGTCTACGGCTCGCCCGAGGCATCGGTCGTCGACCGGGTCGACCTGCGCGCGGCCCTGCGAACCCTGGCCCCGCAGGAGCGCGCCACCGTCGTGCTGCGGTTCTACGAGGACCTGACCGTCCCTGAGATCGCCGAGCGGATGGGCCTCGCCCCCGGCTCGGTCAAGCGCTACCTGAGCAACGCGCTCCACAGGCTCGAGGCGCAGCTCGGCCCCATGCCGGACCTGCAGCTCGACGACACGATCGTCGTCGACGTGCCGCGGCGCGTCTCCGTCATCGCTGACCCCGAAGGAGGGCGACTGTGAACCACGACCTGCGGCGGGACCTGCACGACCTCAGCCAGAGCGAGCGCCCGTTCCTCGACGACCTGCCGATCGTGCTGCTGCAGAAGCGGGCGCACCGGTCCCGCGTGCGGCGCACGGCGACGTACTCGGCCGTCGGTGCAGGCGCAGCGGCCGCCGTCGTCTTCGGTGGGATCGCCGGCGCCGCAGCCCTGCGCGACCGCGACGCCCGGCCGGAGCCCCCGGTCGCGCCGCAGCCGACCCCGACCGAGACCAGCCTGCCCGGTCCGACCGCGGCGCCGACCCTCACGCCCACGCCCACCCTCACACCGACCGAGGCGGCCTGGCAGCCAGGGTGGGAGGCGTGCGGCGAGATCCTCACCTATGACTCGTTCGACGTCGTCGACGACGACGACACCTCCTGGTACGTCTGGTCGGACACGTACCCGATCACGTCCGCGGTCGGCGAGCCGTTCCCAGCCGAGCTGCTCCTGGGGTCGAGCAACACGCAGGACGAGACTGTCGAGGCGCGGGTCGTCGACGTCGCGGCGGCCAGGTTCGACGAGGCCACCTACAGCTACGAGGTCGTCGGCATCGCGGCGCACGCTCTGAGCAGCAGGACGCAGGGACTGGTCCCATCGAGCCGAGGCGACGACGCATGGCTGCCCCTCGAGCCGTTCGAGGAGCGGATCACCTCGTGCGAGGCGTCGCCGCTCGCGGGTGGCGACGGCTGGCTCGACGTGCCCCTGCCGGACGACGCGTACACCCTGCTGGTCACCGTCGAGGTGACCAAGGCCGACGGCGAGGTCGTCATGGTCAGGTACCCCGCCGGGGAGATCGGGGAGCCTGACGCCGTCGAGGAGCCAGAGCCCTCAGGTCCGGTGACCCTGGTGCCGGGCCCGGAGGTCATCGCCGTGGGTACGCCCACGCGCTTCGGCTGGGACATGACCAGGAACAGCCGGTCCTTGTCCGCGGCAGAGCAGGCCACCTGGTGCGGCAAGAGCGCCGCCGAGACGGGCATCATCCAGGAGAACCCTGGGGAGGTCGTCGGCATGCCGCTGTCGTCGACGAGCACCGCGTTCATCGAGAACGGCGAGCTGATCCTCCGGACGGCGGTGACGAACAACGGGCTCGCGGAGTCCGGCGGCACCCTCACGTACGCGATCGCCCACGTGCTCCGCGACGGCCGCATCGTCGCCTGGGCGGAACCCGGGCTACTGGCCACCCCGGTCGCGGAGTGGCCCACCGGCGCGACGGTGGAGCTCGACATGTCGGTCGGGCCCTGGACATGCACCTTCATGGGCGGGGAGGTGTGGCCGGCCGGGACGTATGAGGTCCACTCGGCAGCGACCTTCGTGCTGCCCACCAGTCCGCGGAGCGACGGCTACCCGCCGATGTACGGCATCTCCAACGACGTCTTCACCTTCACCATCGAGTGACGCAGGACCCACCGAGCGCAGGCGCACAACGTTCGGCCGTGACCGGTCGTCCTTGACTGCAGGAGGCGGGCACCGGATCCGCCGGCAAGGGGGCACGCGCGATGGCGGACCGGTGGCGGCAACGGGCCGACGACGACGAACCACCTCGCCGTCGGCGGACCCTTCCCGACCGTCTGGGAGGACGCCGGCCGGGTGGAGCGGGTCGACTTCCTCACACCCGGGCCGCGCACCAGCGGCGGTGTCGGGGTGGGCTCGACGCTCGACGAGCCGCTCGCGGCAGACCCGGAGGCGCGGCTCCTGGCCGGCCCCGAGGGCGAGCCCCTGGAGCTGTGGGGCTTCTCCGACACCTCCGGCACTGTGGTCTTCGAGGTGCTGACCGACGCGTTCGAGTCCGACGTGGCACCCGGCACGATCGTCTCGGTCGCGATCCTTGCGGCGGACCACCCCTACGGCCTGCCGACCGACTACCCGCTCGGCTACTCCCCGGCCTACGAAGGCGACGTGTGCGGCTGATCAGGCTCACAGCGCCCGACGGCGTCGCAGACCAGGAAGCCGTCACGGGCCGGTAGGCCGTCACGGGCCAGTGGGTCGTCACAGACCCGTAGGCCGACGCCCCACAACCTCCCGCACCGTTCGAGCGTCAAGGCAGTAGGTGCACCGCGAGGATGGTGCACAGGGGCGACGGTCGAGGGTGGGACACCGTGAGCAGGGCAGGCGCAGCATGAACAGGCGGGACGAGGTCGTGGCAACCCTCGCGCGCGAGCGCTGGGGGGCGCTGGTGGGGTACGCCTACCTGCTGACCGGGAGCGTCGGCGATGCGGAGGACCTTGTCCAGGACGCACTGGTCAAGGTCG from Cellulomonas sp. KRMCY2 includes:
- a CDS encoding sigma-70 family RNA polymerase sigma factor, which codes for MAAWESSLDELVRSRGSALVGYAYLLCGDRREAEDLVQDALVKTFSRGRSGFEPASVEGYVRRAVLTTYVDGFRRRRRWAAVRHLVAPDDVGPGPEASTADRIDVRSALAALSPRERACIVLRFYEDLTVPAIAEALALSQGSVKRYLSDGVHRMEGLLGPMPKAHAAATEQGADGIDVVEIVTGGRTR
- a CDS encoding RNA polymerase sigma factor encodes the protein MAGDDRLETLARERGPALVGYAYLLTRDLHSAQDLVQESMVRTFSRTHRGQDVVSLEAYVRRAILNAYLNTHRSRGRWALVRHLAVDSRRPEAPETVATDRVDVLAALSRLSPRERACIVLRHVEDLTVPEIAARLSVSEGAVKRYLSDARTRLAPLLATDDAALEDVVTTREAKR
- a CDS encoding sigma-70 family RNA polymerase sigma factor; amino-acid sequence: MAQSGDHGLAELVSARGRDLTAYAYLLCGDRAAAQDLVQDAIVKVFGRTRAGFVPDVAEAYVRRTMLTLYIDGYRRRRTWAGVRHLVAEHHVYGSPEASVVDRVDLRAALRTLAPQERATVVLRFYEDLTVPEIAERMGLAPGSVKRYLSNALHRLEAQLGPMPDLQLDDTIVVDVPRRVSVIADPEGGRL